The following proteins come from a genomic window of Paenibacillus swuensis:
- a CDS encoding metal-sensitive transcriptional regulator, which produces MAKDKPSKKNKKIEQGEQFSEMDSALMDAESVVTRTGDVKLLNRLKRVEGQVRGIHKMIEEGRGSEDILVQLSAVKSALNKVGLNLLERQTEETLAQAVETGSPDKAAKQLNNMLEKWLK; this is translated from the coding sequence ATGGCTAAAGATAAACCGTCCAAGAAAAACAAGAAGATCGAACAAGGCGAGCAATTCTCGGAAATGGATTCCGCACTCATGGATGCGGAATCTGTCGTAACCCGGACAGGCGACGTAAAGCTGTTAAATCGGCTGAAGCGGGTGGAAGGGCAAGTGCGGGGCATTCACAAGATGATTGAAGAAGGACGCGGTTCCGAGGATATACTGGTGCAGCTCTCCGCTGTAAAGTCCGCTCTGAACAAAGTAGGCTTAAACCTGTTGGAACGTCAGACCGAGGAAACCCTTGCCCAAGCCGTGGAAACCGGCAGTCCGGATAAGGCCGCGAAGCAGCTGAATAACATGCTTGAGAAATGGCTTAAATAA